The DNA region TTTGAAATTTCTGTAAACATAATTTTCTCCTAATAAATAGCTTCTACTTTTTTTCTTGATCAGTTTTTAAATAAAACTTTTTTGTTTGAATTTGTTTTTTTGGATGGGGCTTCTGAAACTTCAGAAACTCAATAAACAGATGTTAGCAACGCAAAAATAAATGCTTGCAATGTAGATCCGAATATATCGAAATAAAAATGTAAAAATGGTGTAAGAATAATTGCAAGAAAATGCCATTCATTTCCTGGTGCAACTGAAAATATTTTTTGTCAAAGAATACCACCAGTTATATAAGCAATTGCTAAAATTGACGAACCACCTATAATGTTTCCATAAATACGAAAACTTAAAGAAACAATAATAGAAAATTTTCCAACTAATTCAGTAGGTAAAAGAAGATTTCTATAAAATTTTCATTTACCGTATATGCTACCGATAACCATAACACCCATTCATGTCAATAAAGCCAAAGTAAAAGGTATTGAATATGATGTTGCGATTGGTTCTAAACCAAACATAGCTACCGCATTACCTACAAGTAAAAATGTACCTAATGTCAAAATGTAAAATCTTGTTATTTTTAACTTTTCTGGACCTGCTACAGCTTCAAAAGTTTTTTCTACAGATCCTACGTAAGCTTCAGCAATTTGAACAATTCCTTTTGAAGCCTCATTGGCTTTTGTCTTCTTAACTTTGAAGTAAACTAACAGGGAAATAACAAAAACAATCAAAACAGTTACAATTAAAGAAATTAATTGTGGCTGTCTTCATTCTCACAATGATTTGTTAAGTTCATTCATGGGCCCTCCTGTATTTTTTAAATATTTTTATTTTATCTATTATTTTATGGCTTAATATAATGAGACCTGAAAAAGAAAGGGAAAATGCAAACGTTATAAAATTAATTCTTCCGTTAACTCAACTTACATTTTCGTTTTTTAGGTGAGTAACATTAATTTCTTTTATAAAAAATGTAATTCCACTTAATAAAATAAAAAAAATAAGCATTTTAAAAGGAACAAGAATAAGATAAATTTTCTTTTTTTCCTTAAACAATTTAAAATAGCTTATAGCAGTCATTTTAAATAAAACATAAGATAATAGTGAGCCTATCGCAAAACCAAGAAAAAGATTAATTCCTATTATTTCCAATATAATAAATAGTAGACTAATAATAAGAAATAAAAACCAAAATAGTATTTCGTATTTCTTTAAAAATTGAGTCATAAAATTTCTCCTATGTGCTTTGCTATATATTATTGTATTACTTTTTTATTCTTATAATAGAAAAAAATATTTAAATTTAAATAGCAATTTTTTATATCTTTAAATGAATAAAAATGCGTGTATAATTAATGTATGAATCAAATTACTTTAAGAAAAAAAGAAACACAAATTCAACAACTAATAGCTAGTGTTTTGGCTCACGATTTAAATAATGTTAATGTTATTGATCCTGTAGTAATGGATGTAAAATTATCATCGGATTTAGGTTTAGTAAAAGTTTTTGTCACTTTATCCGGTAATGAACAAAAAGGAATTATCGCTTTAAATAATGCCTCATCATATGTTAGAAAAGTTTTAGCAAAATCTTTAGATTGAAGAAAGGTTCCTGAAGTAAGATTTTACATTGATGAAGTTACAGAGACAGGGTCAAAAATTGATCAAATCTTAAGACAATTAAGTGAAGAAAATGATAAAAAATAAAGGTTAAACCTTTATTTTTTATTTTCTATTTTAATGTTTTGGGTAAAAACTTGTGATCCTACTTTATATTGAATTTCTAAAATTCTTGTTTCACTATTAAAAGTAGCCTCAAAATGTTTTTCTTCATCACTTGTTCATTTTAAATCTCTTGGTTCTATTTCTTTTTTAATAAATAAGATTGCGTGATTTTCTTTAGCAACGCCTTTTTTATAACTTCTTTCTACGGCTAGATAAATATTTTCTCTAACATCTTTAGTAGGATCCGTTCTTAACCCATATATTTGCATTTTTAAAGAATTGTTAGTTAAACCATTTTTATACTTAACCTTTATTTGATTATCAAATAAATCACCAACTTTTTCGCTTGTGGATAAAATAAATGCATTTTCATATTTTGTATAATCTATCGAAACTTTATTTTCTTCGTTATTTATAACTTCTTTTTCATTATTTTCAATATTATGATTATTTGTTTCTTCTTTTGGTGTCTCATTTGTTTTGTTGTCTTTAGCAACTTTTTCAGTACTACCATCGTTAGAAACAATAGAGCTATCCTTTGATTCCTCATTTGTTTTGTTCTCAGCTTCTTTTTTATTTACATTTGTTGCTTTCGAAGTTGTGCAAGATACTGAAAAAGTTATAGGTAATAAACTTCCAAGTAACATTATTTTTTTAATATTTTTCATTTAATTTCCTTTCAGTTTGTAGATGAAAATTATATATTCAAAATGATGAAAAAAATAGGTAAAAAGTGCTGAATCTTGAGCATCAAGATATTTGTTTGTGGAATTAAACTTTCCATATATAATAAGATATTTTTATTCATTTTTTATAAAAATAGCAGGTAATTATTGCCTGCTATTTTTGAATTTACTTTTTCGAAAATACATAATTTCTTGAACCGTAATAAACTGCTTCAGCTACAGTCGGGTGAGTAAATGGATTTTTTTGCAAATCCATAAACGAAATCTTGTTTGAAATAGCTAGTGCTATTTCGTTAATAATTAAATGTGAACCTTCTGCAAACATAAATGAACCTAGTATTTGGCCATCGTTTTTAGAAACCAAAAATTTAATGAATCCAAGTTCTTTTTCTAAGTTATCTGCATAAGCTCTTGGAAGTGCTGATGTAGGTATTTTTATAATATTAAATTCAATATTTCTTGATTTTAATTCTTGTTCAGTAAATCCAACACCCGAGAATTCCGGATTTAAATAAACTGATCAAGGAATTTGCTTTGCTTCGAATATTTCACCTTCTGAATTTTGTTTTAAAATTTCCTTCGCAATAATATCAGCTGTTTTATAAGCAACCGTTGAAAGCATTAAAATTCCGGTTACATCACCTAAAGCATATACACCTTTAACACTAGTTTCCATTTTATTGTTAACTTTTACAGAACCATTTTTGTTTAGTTCTAAATTAAGTGATTTAAACGAATCATTATTAGCTACTCTTCCTGCGGCAACAAGAATTTTTTCTGATAACAATGATCCTTTTTTGCCATTAACTTCAAATTCAATATTATTTCCAATAAATTTTTCTATTTTCGCATTTTCAATTATATTAACATTTCTTTTTATGAAGTATGACTTAACAGTTTCTTGAAGATCAATGTCAAAGTTATTCATAAA from Mycoplasmopsis canis PG 14 includes:
- a CDS encoding F0F1 ATP synthase subunit A translates to MNELNKSLWEWRQPQLISLIVTVLIVFVISLLVYFKVKKTKANEASKGIVQIAEAYVGSVEKTFEAVAGPEKLKITRFYILTLGTFLLVGNAVAMFGLEPIATSYSIPFTLALLTWMGVMVIGSIYGKWKFYRNLLLPTELVGKFSIIVSLSFRIYGNIIGGSSILAIAYITGGILWQKIFSVAPGNEWHFLAIILTPFLHFYFDIFGSTLQAFIFALLTSVYWVSEVSEAPSKKTNSNKKVLFKNWSRKKVEAIY
- the rbfA gene encoding 30S ribosome-binding factor RbfA, translating into MNQITLRKKETQIQQLIASVLAHDLNNVNVIDPVVMDVKLSSDLGLVKVFVTLSGNEQKGIIALNNASSYVRKVLAKSLDWRKVPEVRFYIDEVTETGSKIDQILRQLSEENDKK
- a CDS encoding dihydrolipoyl dehydrogenase — encoded protein: MKEFDVVVLGAGPGGYSLANILSSNGKKVALIERKHFGGTCVNEGCISTKTLIKSAKVLETLKHSKEYGILTKDADFDLQEIQNRRQVNKEILNGAIKASIENAGVEIFFGEGEVIDKNTLSVNGEMIKTDKLVLATGARSRDLDIEGYKDSKSKGFIIDSTDALYLNKKPESFTIIGSGPVGLEFAYFYSTLGSKVTILEAGKFMNNFDIDLQETVKSYFIKRNVNIIENAKIEKFIGNNIEFEVNGKKGSLLSEKILVAAGRVANNDSFKSLNLELNKNGSVKVNNKMETSVKGVYALGDVTGILMLSTVAYKTADIIAKEILKQNSEGEIFEAKQIPWSVYLNPEFSGVGFTEQELKSRNIEFNIIKIPTSALPRAYADNLEKELGFIKFLVSKNDGQILGSFMFAEGSHLIINEIALAISNKISFMDLQKNPFTHPTVAEAVYYGSRNYVFSKK